The genomic stretch CGGACGTGCCCCATGCTGGCCCGGACGACGTAATCGTCGCCCAGGTACTTGTTGATCGTCTTCGCCTTGGCGGGCGATTCCACGATCACGAGATGCTTGCCGGTCTTCTTTTTCGCCATGAAACAACATCCTCAGCAGCCTGATCGAACACCGACCCGACGGCTGTGCCCGCCACCCGCTCGCCCATAACAGGGGGAGGGCAACTAAAGCTATTATCTATACGTATGTCAAGCCGCTTGGTGCGGACCATCCCTCCTCGTCATTCGTAAACGCCGACGAGGATGGCAGTTACCGAAACCACAGCCCTTCCAATCGGCTATACTCCGGCGATTCACTTTCACTTTGTTGTCGTAGAGATGGACGAGGATGGGCAGGAATATACCTCACGCACCTCAGCGCAAGTGCGTTTTTTCGGGTCCCCTCTCCTGGTACCCCGGGGGAGGGTTAGGGTGGGGGCGCATGTGCTTCAATCTGGGCGGCCCCCTCCCTAACCCTCCCCCGCGAGTACGCGGGAGAGGGGACCGTATAACTGCGTCAGGCATGTGATTGCCCGAAGGTGCCCCCCGCCTCACCCCTCGTACGCCCCCACCCACCTTTTGCTCTGATGATCCCGAATCCGCAGCCGCCACCGGCCCGCCGGCATCAACTCCAGAATCGCCGAATGGCTGCCCGGCGACCTTAGCGATTCAATCGCCGACACGTTGAACTGCCGCAACGCCTGCCCGGTCACCTCGTGATCGCGCTCCCACGGGTCGGCCTTGTTCCACACAAGGTCGCCGATGTGCGCGTGCCCGTGCATCACCAGTTTCACGTTCGCCGGCAACGGCAGCATCTGATTCAACAACGGCGACGGTTTCTGCCCGCCCGCAAACGCATAGTGGGCCGCGATCACCACCGGCCCCGCGTACTGCGCGATCGCGTCGCGCAGCCGTTCGTACGTCGCCCGCGTATGCGGATACGCCCCCGCTACCGCTTCCTTCGGCCCGCCATGCGTCGTAAACCACGATCCATCGCTGTCCGCGTGATCACCCAGAAACACCACCAGGTAATCGCCCATCCTTCTCGCGAAGAACAGATCGTCCGTCCGCGGCTGCGTCGCCCACTGTCGCTCGGCGATCGCCCGTTCCCACAGCGGATACCGGTTCCTGCCCGTCTCCCGCCTTAAATCCATATCGTGATTGCCCAGCAGGTAACAGACCGGCACGTCCACCCGCCGCATCTGCTGGATGAAGACTGCCGCCACCCGCTCGAGCGCCGCCTCGTCCGCCCCGCGCTGCGCATCCCCCAGGCACCACGCCGCGTCCAACGGCCCCCCGACCTCCAGCACATCATCCACCGCCGCCGACATCATCGCCTGCGCGATGTCCGGATCGACTTGCTGAATATCCGAATACACCCACACCCGCGCCGCCGTCCCATCGCCCCCCACCGGCAACGCCGCCGCCTCCCGCAGATTCCACTGATCCATGATTGCAATAAACGCCGAGACCCGATCCAACGCAAGCACCCGCTGCGAAGCCCGCCCCCGCTCTCTTCCGTTCGCGTCCGCTCTCCCCCTCTTCTGTAGGACAGGCATTCCTGCCTGTCTGTCACCCCGTCTTCCTCTCCCCCCGTATTCAAAGAAGCATCAAGTGCGCACCTTCCCCACCAGCGTCGCCGTCGGCATCCAGCCGACCTGTTTCGATTGCAACTTCTGCAACCCATCGATAAACGCCACATCCTCCATCACCGCCGGGCGAATCGCGATGTTCCCCTTCGGCGCCGGCGGCGCCTGCCGCGCCGCGACGAGTTCGTTCGAACGAATGACGATGTCAGCCATCACATTTCCCTTGCTAACGCCCAACAAAAAAACGACCGACCGCGGTCTCCCGCGCCCGGCCGTGTACTGCACATCACGGCCACACGTCACGCCGCGATCTTCAGGCTCGCCGCGCCAACGCCACCACCCTGAATGTTGGTGCCGATCGGTACGCTCACGGGGCCCGTCTCGCCGCGGTGGTTGCACCACGCCGCACAGACGTACACCTTCGTGCCGCCCGCCACCGTCTCCGGAAAATCGATCCGGAACTGCGGGCGGGTCGCCGGGCCGGCGAACTGCCAGAGCGACGGGTCGGTCGGGTAGTCCTCGCCGACGAACGTGTACACGAACGCCGACGAGATGCCCTTGCGCTCCTCGACCGTCGTGCTACCGTGGTGGATCTTCACGATCACCGTACGGTTGGCAACCGACACGAAGTCGACGGCCGGCCGGGTCGTCGGCGGCCCGTGGCGCGTGGGCGACTTCCTGGGATAAATTCCCAGATCGCTCTTGAGCGCCAGGCTCACATTTTCGCGGCCGGCAATAGCCATGCCCAAGGCGTACGCGAAGGTTTTGGCCGCGGTGCGAGCCTCGTTCTTCGTGATCACCAGGGACTTGCTACGGTTCGCCGGATCGCAGGCGAGCAGCGCCGATTCAAAGCTGGCTACACGCGTAGCCAGTTCGGTCGCTTCTACCATCGTCACCTCGTAGGTGCCGGTGGACGCGTTTATTTTTCCGCTGTAGCTCTTCAAAGCCGCCAGCAGGTCCCCATCGCGTTGGGGGAAGATGAGCGTCATTTGCATGACATCTCCTAACTCTATATAGCGATTGCGGGCTCTCGCCTGCCGGCCCCACGCCAGCCCCACCGACCCGTGTTACCCCTATAGTCGGCCTGACCGCACCCCCACTTTATTGCACTGCGGCCAGAAATCGGTTTTCCCTCAATATTCGATGGATTGAGCACAGACCCCACCCCGCCGGCGTATGGCCCCTCTCCCGGTACTCCGGGGGAGGCTGGGAGGGGGTCTCCCCTCACCGCCTGCACGCCTCTCCCCGCCCCGACCCGCCCAAGTCCATCCCCCGTCCCCGCCTCAACTTACACTCGCGCCCGCCCCCCACCCCCGCCGCTTCGGCTAGCCGGCCGAACGTCCGCATAATGATTTCTCGTTTACTCTCACGCCCTCAGAGTAACCCTCACGCCCTCCCGTTTACTGCGCAACCCTCCCGTTTTCCCTGCGACCTTCCCATTTACTCTGACGCCCTCCCATTTACTCTCACGCCCGCTCGTTTACCCTGAGCCCGTCCCATTTACCCTGAGCCCTTCACAGTAAACGACACGCCCTCCCATTTACTGCGCGACCGTCAGAGTAAACAACACGCCCTCCCATTAAACGAGAAGCCTCACCGTTTTCTCCCAAGCCCGTCGGGTGGCACAGATTCGTACTCGTACCTGTGCTTCACGACGGCCAACACGCACAGGCAGGAGTACCAGCCCGTGCCACCCGCCGCAGTCGGTGACCCCGAACGCAAGGTGGCATGCCTTCGGGTGTGGATGCGGGTGCCATGGCCACGCGCTCGGGAGACCGTCCGGACGATCAACGCATCGTCCCGCGTGGCCATGATTTCAGCCCCGACCTCAACCATGGCCACGCTCGATCCCCCTCCGCTGATCGACGCGAACCGCCCGCGTGGCCATGCCACCCGCCTGTGGCACCCAGCAACAACAATTTGATTGCGGGTAGAGATTTGGCGACATATCCTGCTCGGGGCCGTGGATAATACGTCTACGGAGACGATTTAATTGTAGTTATGCAGCGGGGGCAATCATGACTCGCACATCGTTTCTCATTGTCGGACTCGTCACCGCTGCCGTCGGCTGTGGAGATCGTTCGTCTAGCCCACGAAGTCCCGCGGCGACAGCGCCCTCATCAGCCGAAGCCGCGTCCACGTTACCTTCGACGACGCAATCTCCCTCGGCGATTCGCTGGCGGTCGCTCCCGTCGCCTACACCCGAAGAATACGCGCGAATCGTCGATGCGTGCATGAACTACACCCCCGCTCCTGACATGATTGTCCTCACTCAAGACGGGTACGAGGGCGATCGATTGCGGTTGAAGCCGCCGAACGCGAACTACCGCATTCCTGATGGCGGCGGGACGACTGCGTTCGCGCCACCGGAATGCGAGGCGCTCAACCCTACGCATCCGATGAGCGGCATCCATCGTGCCGGTTGGTACGGCTCACTCATCTTCATGCATGCCCGCAAGACGCCCGACAAGCGCGAGCTGCTTGCGGTGGTAACTTGGCCACACTACAGCGGGTCGTACGGCCTTCGCGTGACGTTGGTCGAGTTGGACCGAAACGACCCTGGCAAGCGGCGCGCGGTT from Tepidisphaeraceae bacterium encodes the following:
- a CDS encoding metallophosphoesterase, with translation MDQWNLREAAALPVGGDGTAARVWVYSDIQQVDPDIAQAMMSAAVDDVLEVGGPLDAAWCLGDAQRGADEAALERVAAVFIQQMRRVDVPVCYLLGNHDMDLRRETGRNRYPLWERAIAERQWATQPRTDDLFFARRMGDYLVVFLGDHADSDGSWFTTHGGPKEAVAGAYPHTRATYERLRDAIAQYAGPVVIAAHYAFAGGQKPSPLLNQMLPLPANVKLVMHGHAHIGDLVWNKADPWERDHEVTGQALRQFNVSAIESLRSPGSHSAILELMPAGRWRLRIRDHQSKRWVGAYEG